ACGACAAGATCTACCAGAACGTCTTCGCCGGTGCGGTGAATGCGGCCGGCACCACGGTCAGCCTGTCCGGCTACAACCACTCGATCGAGCGCGACAACCTCGTCAACCAGACCGACGCCATCTTCAAGCTGAACACCGGTCCGGTGAAGCACACGGTGGTGACCGGCGTCGAGATCGGCCGGCAGAAGACCGACCAGTTCCGCAACACCGCCTTCTTCGGCAACGCCACCTCGGTGACGGTGCCGCTGTCCAACCCGATCTACCGCGGCCCGACCACCTGGCGGCAGAGCGCCACCGACGCCAACAGCAGCGCCACGGTGACCACCGCCGCCGGCTATGTCCAGGATCAGGTCGAGCTGACCGAGCAGTTCCAGGTCATCGGCGGCCTGCGCTTCGAGCGCTTCGACATCGATTACACCAACAACCGCAACGGCCAGAAGCTGAGCCGCCAGGACACCATGTGGTCGCCGCGCCTGGGCGTGGTGTTCAAGCCGGTGCAGCCGCTGTCGCTCTATGCCAGCTACAGCGTGTCCTACCTGCCGGGCTCCGGCGACCAGTTCACCACCCTGACCACCACCTCGGCCAATCTGGAGCCGGAGAAGTTCACGAACTGGGAAATCGGCGCCAAGTGGGATGTTCTGGCGAACCTGTCGGTGACCGGCGCCCTGTTCCAGCTTGACCGCACCAACACCTCGGCCCCCGATCCGAACAACCCGGCCCTGACCGTCCAGACCGGCAGCCAGCGCACCCGCGGCTTCGAGCTGGGCGTCAGCGGCAACATCACCGACAAGTGGCAGGTGGCCGGCGGCTATACGCTCCAGAAGGCCGAGATCACCAGCACGACCAGCAGTGCGGCCAGCGGCGCCAGCGTGGCGCTGGTCCCGCGCCACAGCTTCTCGCTGTGGAACAAGTACCAGATCACCGAAATGTTCGGCGCCGGCATCGGCATGATCCACCAGACCAAGGTCTATGCCGGTGCCGACAACACGGTGACCCTGCCGGGCTACACCCGCTTCGACGCGGCGGTCTACGCCAACGTCACGGACAACGTGAAGGCCCAGCTGAACGTGCAGAACCTGTTCG
The sequence above is a segment of the Azospirillum sp. TSH100 genome. Coding sequences within it:
- a CDS encoding TonB-dependent siderophore receptor, which codes for MGTQGRERAILLRTTAVKAAVKASMMAVAMAGVALGGAVTVQAQQAQDSATVLGPVTVTGAEQRTEPVQGYVAKRSTSATKTDTPLQDVPQSISVVPETLIKDQAMQSMADVVRYMPGVNAGQGEGNRDQLTIRGNSTTASFFLDGVRDDAMYFRDLYNIDRVEALKGSNAMIFGRGGGGGVINRVQKEADGQPVREFSVRAGSYNTRRVTGDVGQAVTPDFAVRLNGMYENSDSYRDSVNVERIGINPTVTFTPGDKTKIKLSYEYFKDDRTADRGVPSYRGVPLNTSTSTFFGNPDNSFSTVESNAVDATVEHEITSNITIRDRFRYAHYDKIYQNVFAGAVNAAGTTVSLSGYNHSIERDNLVNQTDAIFKLNTGPVKHTVVTGVEIGRQKTDQFRNTAFFGNATSVTVPLSNPIYRGPTTWRQSATDANSSATVTTAAGYVQDQVELTEQFQVIGGLRFERFDIDYTNNRNGQKLSRQDTMWSPRLGVVFKPVQPLSLYASYSVSYLPGSGDQFTTLTTTSANLEPEKFTNWEIGAKWDVLANLSVTGALFQLDRTNTSAPDPNNPALTVQTGSQRTRGFELGVSGNITDKWQVAGGYTLQKAEITSTTSSAASGASVALVPRHSFSLWNKYQITEMFGAGIGMIHQTKVYAGADNTVTLPGYTRFDAAVYANVTDNVKAQLNVQNLFDRKYYSTANSNNNITPGAPRTFLVTLTSNF